A genomic stretch from Campylobacter lari subsp. concheus includes:
- a CDS encoding PDC sensor domain-containing protein — MFNFRSLSSKLTFIVGLLIIAILITVNIISYYQSKNSTSQYLEEIQVKTMFDVNKAYEIYGTSKRTAIDSIVKFMEKNPHPDINELFDILETIRYSAGYDVTYIGFEEDGKLYQSNKIIRSPEQTGFDARTRPWYQEAKATGTLVVSDPYKSIEDGSITISYTAPIYVNGKLLAVIGGDYNLHTFAKDVLILGHSQSSYAAVYDKEGQIIFHENKDLMLTKNDLSINIANAAKANPDLIDPSKEDSLFYAKDGNDKTQVVTCVQALNPKYMVCSITDESVYSDAVNEVLFQQVIIAFIAIIIALILVRFAIIKNLKPIMIITAGLNSFFDFINHKTKDSAMIDVKTNDELGAMAKAINENITKTKNALEQDTKAVEQSVETAREIESGNLTARINAMPANPQLIELKNVLNEMLNVLEQK; from the coding sequence ATGTTTAATTTTCGAAGCTTATCAAGTAAACTTACTTTTATAGTTGGATTGCTTATAATTGCTATTTTGATTACAGTTAATATTATTAGCTATTACCAATCAAAAAATTCAACAAGTCAGTATCTTGAAGAAATTCAAGTGAAAACAATGTTTGACGTTAACAAAGCATATGAAATTTATGGGACAAGTAAAAGAACTGCTATTGATTCGATAGTAAAATTTATGGAGAAAAATCCACATCCAGATATTAATGAGTTGTTTGATATTCTAGAAACCATTAGATACTCTGCTGGATATGATGTAACTTATATAGGTTTTGAAGAAGATGGAAAACTATACCAATCTAATAAAATCATAAGAAGTCCAGAACAAACTGGTTTTGATGCAAGAACAAGACCATGGTATCAAGAAGCAAAAGCAACAGGAACACTTGTAGTTTCTGATCCTTATAAAAGTATTGAAGATGGTTCCATAACAATTTCCTACACAGCACCAATATATGTAAATGGTAAACTTTTGGCTGTAATTGGCGGAGATTACAATCTTCATACTTTTGCAAAAGATGTGCTTATATTAGGTCATTCTCAAAGTTCATATGCAGCAGTTTATGATAAAGAAGGTCAAATTATTTTTCACGAAAATAAAGATTTAATGCTTACTAAAAATGATCTAAGTATTAATATAGCTAATGCAGCCAAAGCCAACCCTGATTTAATTGATCCAAGTAAAGAAGATTCTTTATTTTATGCTAAAGATGGTAATGACAAAACCCAAGTAGTAACTTGTGTCCAAGCTTTAAATCCTAAATATATGGTTTGTTCGATTACCGATGAATCTGTATATTCTGACGCAGTTAATGAAGTTTTATTCCAACAAGTTATTATTGCATTTATAGCCATAATCATAGCATTAATATTGGTAAGATTTGCTATTATAAAAAATTTAAAACCTATTATGATTATTACTGCAGGCCTCAACTCTTTCTTTGACTTCATCAATCATAAAACCAAAGACTCAGCTATGATAGATGTTAAAACAAATGATGAGCTTGGTGCTATGGCAAAAGCTATCAACGAAAACATCACTAAAACTAAAAATGCATTAGAACAAGATACTAAAGCTGTAGAACAATCAGTAGAAACTGCTAGAGAAATAGAAAGTGGTAATCTAACAGCAAGAATTAATGCAATGCCTGCTAATCCTCAATTAATAGAATTAAAAAATGTATTAAATGAAATGCTTAATGTATTAGAACAAAAGTAG
- a CDS encoding methyl-accepting chemotaxis protein, which produces MQNVSHKTSEVIAQSEEIKNVTSIIGDIADQINLLALNAAIEAARAGEHGRGFAVVADEVRNLAERTQKSLGEIEANTNILVQSINEMGESIKEQTTGITQINDAVAQIDHVTQENLKIANDSAAISDNVNKIANDILEDARKKKF; this is translated from the coding sequence ATGCAAAATGTATCTCATAAAACTAGTGAAGTAATTGCTCAAAGTGAAGAGATTAAAAATGTTACTTCTATTATTGGAGATATAGCAGATCAAATTAATCTACTTGCATTAAATGCAGCTATTGAAGCAGCACGTGCAGGTGAACATGGACGTGGCTTTGCTGTTGTTGCTGATGAAGTTAGAAACCTAGCAGAAAGAACTCAAAAGTCTTTAGGTGAAATAGAAGCTAATACTAATATCTTAGTTCAATCTATTAATGAAATGGGTGAGAGTATTAAAGAACAAACTACAGGTATTACTCAAATTAATGATGCTGTAGCACAAATTGATCATGTAACTCAAGAGAATTTAAAAATAGCTAATGATAGTGCAGCTATATCTGATAATGTAAATAAAATAGCTAATGATATCTTAGAAGATGCTAGGAAGAAAAAGTTTTAA
- a CDS encoding PepSY-like domain-containing protein — protein sequence MKMKLMLAGLVCASSMFADMIVSPSALPQKAQEFLNTYFKGVNVGYVKQDVDSYEVNLVDGTEIDFIINGDWKEVDGKYKGIPIGFIPKEVVAKVQAAQPNAAIVEVDKKINGYKFRTNNMMEIYTDFKGNVLGQKFDD from the coding sequence ATGAAAATGAAATTAATGTTAGCTGGTTTAGTTTGTGCAAGTTCTATGTTTGCAGATATGATTGTTAGCCCAAGTGCTTTGCCTCAAAAGGCTCAAGAGTTTTTAAACACTTATTTTAAAGGCGTAAATGTAGGTTATGTAAAACAAGATGTGGATTCTTACGAAGTAAATTTAGTTGATGGAACTGAAATTGATTTTATCATTAATGGAGACTGGAAAGAAGTTGATGGTAAATACAAAGGCATTCCAATAGGATTTATCCCAAAAGAAGTTGTTGCAAAAGTACAAGCAGCACAACCAAATGCAGCTATTGTAGAAGTAGATAAAAAAATCAATGGCTATAAATTCAGAACAAACAATATGATGGAGATTTATACAGACTTTAAAGGTAATGTTTTAGGTCAAAAATTTGATGATTAA
- a CDS encoding ATP-binding protein gives MKDLKLFLNDTFKSNIYKNLQCSEDEILILKHLCKNYLQANASINAYNLLSEVFKNDEYEYLDYLKDLKNLIEKGFIVQIFSDFKSSKNSNLLLNLLQCELSLSEVFLQVLENKTIQDYMQDQIYEDHIAYLKDEFFKIELYQRLRFFAKSSQSKNIKKDIAIFEAYIKERLKKSKISNVLADIFKEYALNDNECLIFISLLKEEYLLNTENSYSRDFNFLLHLISEDEAQKQENKALLEEDSKLLSSNLLEYDEFVNSLGDIAKIFYLSDDILQRIINFKEPKKNKKIKLQNLVKEQDIFELIEPNINIDDVIMPQSTKDLLESILKQQDKKVLERLNKWGIKTNKNIEAKIIFYGPAGTGKTMSALSMAKAMKKSILSFDCSKILSKYVGESEQNVRKIFDTYKELCQTSKQSPILLLNEADQFLSTRVESSAGADKMHNQMQNIFLEQIERFSGVIIATTNFLESLDVAFSRRFEYKIEFKKPNYEQRLMIWQKALPKNAKFDDSFDLKNLASYELSGAQIVMVIKNTALKAAISKDGVFKMSDFLHTIEKEIESSFDKNKIVGFKN, from the coding sequence ATGAAAGATTTAAAACTTTTTCTTAATGATACTTTTAAAAGCAATATCTATAAAAACTTACAATGCAGTGAAGATGAAATTTTAATCTTAAAGCATTTATGCAAAAATTATTTGCAAGCAAATGCAAGTATTAATGCTTATAATCTTCTTAGTGAAGTTTTTAAAAATGATGAATATGAGTATTTAGATTATTTAAAAGATCTTAAAAATCTTATAGAAAAAGGTTTTATTGTTCAAATTTTTTCTGATTTTAAATCGAGTAAAAACTCAAACTTGCTTTTAAATTTGTTGCAATGTGAGTTAAGTTTAAGTGAAGTTTTTTTGCAAGTTTTAGAAAATAAAACCATACAAGATTATATGCAAGATCAAATTTATGAAGATCATATTGCGTATTTAAAAGATGAATTTTTTAAAATCGAGCTTTATCAAAGATTACGTTTTTTTGCTAAAAGCTCTCAAAGTAAGAATATTAAAAAAGATATAGCTATATTTGAAGCATATATTAAAGAGCGTTTAAAGAAAAGTAAAATTTCTAATGTTTTAGCAGATATTTTTAAAGAATATGCTTTAAACGATAATGAATGTTTGATATTTATTAGTTTGTTAAAAGAGGAGTATTTGCTAAATACTGAAAATTCTTATAGTAGAGATTTTAATTTTTTACTTCATTTAATTAGTGAGGATGAGGCTCAAAAGCAAGAAAACAAAGCTTTGCTAGAAGAAGATTCTAAGCTACTTAGTTCAAATCTTTTAGAATATGATGAATTTGTTAATTCTTTGGGTGATATAGCTAAGATTTTTTATTTAAGTGATGATATTTTACAAAGAATTATTAATTTTAAAGAGCCAAAGAAGAATAAAAAAATTAAACTTCAAAATTTGGTTAAAGAACAAGATATCTTTGAGCTAATCGAGCCAAATATTAATATAGATGATGTTATTATGCCTCAAAGTACTAAAGATCTATTAGAAAGTATATTAAAACAACAAGATAAAAAGGTTTTAGAAAGATTAAATAAATGGGGTATAAAAACCAATAAAAATATAGAAGCTAAGATAATTTTCTATGGTCCTGCTGGCACTGGTAAGACTATGAGTGCATTAAGTATGGCAAAAGCTATGAAAAAATCCATTTTGAGTTTTGATTGCTCGAAAATTTTAAGTAAATATGTGGGCGAGAGTGAGCAAAATGTAAGAAAGATTTTTGATACCTATAAAGAGCTTTGTCAAACAAGTAAGCAAAGTCCTATTTTGCTTTTAAATGAAGCTGATCAATTTTTAAGTACTAGAGTAGAAAGTAGCGCTGGTGCTGATAAAATGCATAATCAAATGCAAAATATTTTTTTGGAGCAAATTGAACGTTTTAGTGGAGTTATCATAGCTACGACTAATTTTTTAGAAAGTTTAGATGTGGCTTTTTCAAGAAGATTTGAGTATAAAATAGAATTTAAAAAGCCAAATTATGAACAACGCTTAATGATATGGCAAAAAGCTTTGCCTAAAAATGCCAAATTTGATGATAGTTTTGATTTAAAAAATTTAGCTTCATATGAATTAAGTGGAGCTCAAATTGTAATGGTGATTAAAAATACAGCTTTAAAAGCGGCTATTTCTAAAGATGGTGTTTTTAAAATGAGTGATTTTTTACATACTATAGAAAAAGAAATAGAATCTTCTTTTGATAAAAATAAGATAGTTGGCTTTAAAAATTAA
- a CDS encoding YajQ family cyclic di-GMP-binding protein codes for MASEHSFDISGEIDKQELKNALEQAKKELDSRYDLKGIKSEIELNEKESVYKLICSSEAKLEVLKDIVISKLIKRGINPNGIKELNRESGANFRLNLKVNDAIDTDSAKKINKAIKDSKLKVTSSIRGNEIRVVGKQIDDLQSVMKIVKELNLELNLSFKNLK; via the coding sequence ATGGCAAGTGAACATAGTTTTGATATTAGCGGGGAAATTGACAAGCAAGAGTTAAAAAATGCTTTAGAGCAAGCTAAAAAAGAGCTTGATAGTAGATATGATTTAAAGGGCATTAAAAGTGAAATAGAGTTAAATGAAAAAGAAAGTGTTTATAAGCTTATTTGCTCTAGCGAAGCAAAGCTTGAAGTGTTAAAAGATATTGTTATTTCAAAGCTTATTAAAAGAGGGATTAACCCTAATGGTATTAAAGAGTTAAACAGGGAAAGTGGAGCAAATTTTAGACTGAATTTAAAAGTTAATGATGCTATTGATACTGATAGTGCTAAGAAGATTAACAAAGCTATAAAAGATAGTAAGCTAAAGGTAACTTCAAGTATTAGAGGTAATGAAATTCGCGTAGTTGGTAAGCAAATTGATGATTTACAAAGCGTGATGAAAATAGTAAAAGAACTCAATTTAGAACTTAATCTTAGTTTTAAAAATCTTAAATGA
- a CDS encoding D-2-hydroxyacid dehydrogenase — protein sequence MKIVCLDAATLGGADLTVFESLGEFVSYDLTSKDEVITRIANAQVVMINKIIIDKKVIDSTNLKLILQLGTGVNNIDVAYANFKGIVVKNAASYSTKSVLSHTFALLFAFLNQIPYYDKWSKEGKWCESEIFCDFSKTLHTLTGKKHGIIGLGSIGKEVAKVSQMFGSKICYYSTSGANNNDEYEKVSLDELLKTCDVISIHAPLNDKTKNLLSKKELMLLKDEAILINVGRGGIINETDLTQVMNEKNIKVGLDVLEIEPMIKNHPLLSIKNKENLIITPHVAWASEESIQNLVQIVFNNLKEFIENGK from the coding sequence ATGAAAATAGTGTGCTTAGATGCTGCTACCTTAGGTGGAGCGGATTTAACGGTTTTTGAAAGTCTTGGTGAATTTGTAAGTTATGATTTAACTTCTAAAGATGAGGTTATCACAAGAATAGCTAATGCACAAGTTGTGATGATAAATAAAATCATCATTGACAAAAAAGTGATAGACAGCACCAACTTAAAGCTTATTTTACAACTTGGTACTGGGGTAAATAATATAGATGTAGCTTATGCAAATTTTAAAGGTATAGTGGTAAAAAATGCAGCTAGTTATTCTACAAAAAGTGTTTTAAGCCATACCTTTGCCTTGCTTTTTGCTTTTTTAAATCAAATTCCATATTATGATAAATGGAGTAAAGAAGGTAAATGGTGTGAGAGTGAAATATTTTGTGATTTTAGCAAGACTTTGCACACTTTAACTGGTAAAAAACATGGCATTATAGGACTTGGATCTATAGGTAAAGAAGTAGCTAAGGTTTCTCAAATGTTTGGTTCTAAAATTTGTTATTATTCTACCTCAGGAGCTAATAATAATGATGAATATGAAAAAGTAAGTCTTGATGAGCTTTTAAAAACTTGTGATGTAATTAGCATACATGCACCTTTAAATGATAAGACAAAAAATTTATTAAGTAAAAAAGAGCTAATGCTTTTAAAAGATGAGGCTATTTTGATTAATGTAGGGCGCGGTGGAATTATCAATGAAACAGATTTAACTCAAGTTATGAATGAGAAAAATATCAAAGTAGGGCTTGATGTGCTTGAAATAGAACCTATGATTAAAAATCATCCTTTACTTAGTATAAAAAATAAAGAGAATTTAATCATCACTCCACATGTTGCATGGGCAAGTGAAGAATCTATACAAAATTTAGTCCAAATTGTATTTAATAATCTTAAGGAGTTTATAGAAAATGGCAAGTGA
- a CDS encoding glutathionylspermidine synthase family protein: MNFLKVNPLEKSYLDQIGFSWHTDNDGSDYLDSSLVCVRENEANAYYEAVNELYDMFVAAAQEVIDNDRFDELGIPFNLVDAIKMSWENDVHWHLYGRFDLAGGLDGKPIKLIEFNADTPTSLFESAILQWAILKQNNLDESSQFNNIYEALKDNFKRLITLEEDVSEFEKYYEGWKILFSSIAGSDEDMITTKLLAHIASEAGFESEFSFIDEVEFSPEGIFKNDVNFEYFFKLIPWESIAIEEGELAMLLTQIMQNQKAIILNPAYTLLFQSKGIMKILWELYPNHPLLLETSDQPLMGKKCVKKPVFGREGANVSIIEANGDISFETSGDYQNNRFVYQEFAEFNKNENDYYQAGVFFAYEGCGLGFRKGGLVLDNYSKFVGHIVKD, translated from the coding sequence ATGAATTTTTTAAAAGTAAATCCTTTAGAAAAATCTTATTTAGATCAAATTGGCTTTTCATGGCATACGGATAATGATGGAAGTGATTATTTAGATTCTAGTTTAGTTTGCGTAAGGGAAAATGAAGCAAATGCTTATTATGAAGCAGTGAATGAGCTTTATGATATGTTTGTGGCTGCTGCGCAAGAAGTGATTGATAATGATCGTTTTGATGAGCTTGGAATTCCTTTTAATTTAGTTGATGCGATTAAGATGAGTTGGGAAAATGATGTACATTGGCATTTATATGGAAGGTTTGACTTAGCAGGTGGGCTTGATGGTAAGCCTATAAAGCTAATAGAATTTAATGCTGATACTCCAACATCTTTATTTGAAAGTGCTATTTTACAATGGGCTATTTTAAAGCAAAATAACCTAGATGAAAGTTCGCAATTTAATAATATATATGAAGCCTTAAAAGATAATTTTAAAAGACTTATCACTTTAGAAGAAGATGTAAGCGAGTTTGAAAAGTATTATGAGGGTTGGAAGATATTATTTTCTTCAATTGCAGGTAGTGATGAGGATATGATTACAACCAAACTTTTAGCACACATTGCTAGTGAAGCAGGTTTTGAGAGTGAATTTTCTTTTATAGATGAAGTAGAGTTTTCGCCTGAAGGTATTTTTAAAAATGATGTAAATTTTGAGTATTTTTTCAAACTCATTCCTTGGGAAAGTATAGCCATAGAAGAGGGTGAGCTTGCTATGCTTTTAACTCAAATTATGCAAAATCAAAAAGCAATCATTTTAAATCCTGCTTATACTTTACTGTTTCAAAGCAAGGGTATAATGAAAATTTTATGGGAGCTTTACCCAAATCATCCTTTATTGCTTGAAACAAGTGATCAGCCTTTAATGGGTAAAAAATGTGTTAAAAAACCTGTTTTTGGTAGAGAAGGAGCAAATGTTTCTATTATAGAAGCTAATGGAGATATAAGTTTTGAAACAAGTGGAGATTACCAAAACAATCGCTTTGTGTATCAAGAATTTGCTGAGTTTAACAAAAATGAAAATGATTATTATCAAGCAGGGGTTTTCTTTGCTTATGAGGGTTGTGGGTTAGGTTTTAGAAAAGGTGGATTAGTACTTGATAATTATTCTAAATTTGTAGGACATATAGTAAAAGATTAA
- a CDS encoding UPF0323 family lipoprotein, protein MKHIKTILKLSMISGIAAISGGALSACSNNTNDSNNALSQAANTQGAFVIIEETAPNQYKIKDQFPSDETRVVLKQLDGTERVLSKEEMDKLIQEEAAKIDNGTSNLTNPNNAQMSSGGLSLGETLLASAAGAILGSWIGSKLFNNQNFANQQRGAFSNQSAYQRSVNSFNKASTSATSGSSAKKSGFFGGGSKATSSSSSSFGS, encoded by the coding sequence ATGAAACATATTAAAACTATACTTAAGCTTAGTATGATAAGCGGTATTGCTGCTATAAGTGGCGGTGCTTTAAGTGCGTGTAGCAACAATACAAATGATTCTAATAATGCATTAAGCCAAGCAGCAAATACTCAAGGTGCTTTTGTTATCATTGAAGAAACTGCTCCAAATCAATATAAAATTAAAGATCAATTTCCAAGTGATGAAACTAGGGTGGTTTTAAAACAACTTGATGGTACAGAAAGAGTTTTAAGCAAAGAAGAAATGGATAAATTAATCCAAGAAGAAGCTGCTAAAATAGACAATGGTACTTCAAATTTAACAAATCCAAATAACGCTCAAATGAGTAGCGGAGGGCTTTCTTTGGGTGAAACATTGCTTGCAAGTGCAGCTGGTGCTATACTTGGTAGCTGGATAGGTTCAAAGCTTTTTAATAATCAAAATTTTGCAAATCAACAAAGAGGAGCATTTTCAAATCAAAGTGCTTATCAAAGAAGTGTAAATAGTTTTAATAAAGCAAGTACAAGTGCTACTTCAGGCTCGAGTGCGAAAAAATCAGGCTTTTTTGGCGGTGGTTCTAAGGCTACTTCAAGTTCTTCTAGCTCTTTTGGATCTTAA
- a CDS encoding LysE family transporter gives MFLWILIIHFFGLILPGPDFFLVSSYALREGIKSALKASLGVGLAMSVWIILSILGLSVIFHQFPFLQIVLSSFGACYLLYLAYGIYKNAKIGNIKVQKTHISAFLSGVITNLSNPKVIFYFASVFASFDFAQMRWMLIVLVFVLILETIIYFSLVSLLFSKPFMVRIYQKNLKLIDYLSAFIFFAFSVFILSSNLMIMIN, from the coding sequence ATGTTTCTTTGGATTTTAATCATTCATTTTTTTGGACTTATTTTACCAGGACCTGATTTTTTCTTAGTAAGTTCTTATGCTTTAAGAGAAGGTATTAAAAGTGCTTTAAAAGCAAGTTTGGGTGTGGGTTTGGCCATGAGTGTGTGGATTATACTTTCTATACTTGGTTTGAGTGTGATTTTTCATCAATTTCCATTTTTGCAAATTGTTTTATCAAGCTTTGGAGCTTGCTATCTTTTGTATTTAGCTTATGGGATTTATAAAAATGCAAAAATAGGTAATATAAAAGTTCAAAAAACTCATATATCTGCATTTTTAAGTGGTGTTATAACAAATTTATCTAATCCAAAAGTTATTTTTTATTTTGCTAGTGTTTTTGCAAGTTTTGATTTTGCTCAAATGCGGTGGATGTTGATAGTTTTAGTGTTTGTTTTGATCTTAGAAACTATAATCTACTTTTCTTTGGTTTCTTTATTATTTTCAAAACCTTTCATGGTAAGAATTTATCAAAAGAATTTAAAACTCATTGATTATTTAAGTGCTTTTATATTTTTTGCTTTTTCTGTATTTATTTTAAGTAGTAATTTAATGATTATGATAAATTAA
- the rpsU gene encoding 30S ribosomal protein S21, protein MPGIKVHPNESFDEAYRKFKKQVDRNLVVTEVRARRFFEPMTEIRKKQKISARKKMLKRLYMLRRYESRL, encoded by the coding sequence GTGCCAGGAATCAAGGTACATCCTAACGAGTCTTTTGATGAAGCGTATAGAAAATTCAAAAAACAAGTAGATAGAAATCTAGTTGTTACTGAAGTTCGCGCAAGAAGATTTTTTGAGCCTATGACTGAAATTCGCAAAAAACAAAAAATTTCAGCACGCAAAAAAATGCTTAAAAGACTTTATATGCTTAGACGCTACGAGTCAAGACTCTAA
- the ccoG gene encoding cytochrome c oxidase accessory protein CcoG → MSACVTNYTKKRYIAYIISIVIFIALPFIKINGNHFFLLSFDHKKLNLFFIAFDTQELYLMPFLIMGMFLTILFVTTLAGRIWCAWSCPQTIARVIYRDLLQTKIFKIHKSTANKQKQVDGFFIKKALSIVIFYLFSLLMMSAFLWYFVPPEDFFIYIQNPADHLLLLGILFCTSLAFTFDIVYLGEKFCVYVCPYARIQSVMFDNNTVQVIYDDKRGGIIYDGHTKLYQKPPQGECIGCEACVKICPTHIDIRQGMQLECINCLECADACSKIQAKFDRPSLINWTSAKAIETREKVKYFRFRTIGYLVVLCGVFAALVLMGSKKENMLLNINRSSELYQIRKAHDGELIISNAYVFLFQNTDNKAHEYYFDVKLQGIDDGLEIIRPKKPFKLKAGEKDKQIVVLKATKKLADNDRKDTVIPLTIKAYALDDENIIITRESNFVYPKNSIIEHKKHQ, encoded by the coding sequence ATGAGTGCCTGTGTCACTAATTATACTAAGAAAAGATATATAGCTTATATCATTTCCATAGTTATTTTCATTGCTTTACCTTTTATCAAAATCAATGGAAATCATTTCTTTTTATTAAGTTTTGATCATAAAAAACTTAATTTATTTTTTATAGCTTTTGACACCCAAGAGCTTTATTTAATGCCATTTCTTATTATGGGTATGTTTTTAACTATACTTTTTGTTACTACCCTAGCAGGAAGAATTTGGTGTGCATGGAGTTGTCCTCAAACCATTGCTAGGGTTATTTATAGAGATTTATTGCAAACAAAAATCTTTAAAATACATAAAAGCACTGCAAATAAACAAAAACAAGTAGATGGATTTTTTATCAAAAAAGCTTTAAGCATTGTGATTTTTTATCTTTTTTCTTTATTAATGATGAGTGCTTTTTTATGGTATTTTGTACCACCTGAAGATTTTTTTATATATATTCAAAATCCTGCTGATCATTTATTACTTTTGGGAATTTTATTTTGTACTTCTTTAGCCTTTACTTTTGATATAGTATATTTGGGCGAAAAATTTTGTGTTTATGTATGTCCTTATGCAAGAATTCAATCTGTAATGTTTGATAATAATACCGTTCAAGTCATTTATGATGATAAAAGAGGTGGAATAATTTATGATGGACATACTAAACTTTACCAAAAACCACCACAAGGTGAATGTATAGGATGTGAAGCCTGTGTAAAAATTTGTCCTACACATATAGATATACGCCAAGGAATGCAACTTGAGTGTATTAATTGTCTTGAATGTGCCGATGCTTGCTCAAAAATTCAAGCTAAATTTGATCGCCCTAGTTTGATTAATTGGACTAGTGCAAAAGCTATTGAAACAAGAGAGAAGGTAAAATATTTTAGATTTAGAACTATCGGATATTTAGTAGTTTTATGTGGTGTTTTTGCAGCCTTGGTTCTAATGGGAAGCAAAAAAGAAAATATGCTTTTAAATATTAATCGCTCTAGTGAGCTTTATCAAATTAGAAAAGCACATGATGGAGAATTAATTATTAGCAATGCTTATGTATTTTTATTCCAAAACACTGATAATAAAGCTCATGAATATTATTTTGATGTGAAATTACAAGGCATTGATGATGGTTTAGAAATCATTAGACCAAAAAAACCTTTTAAATTAAAAGCTGGAGAAAAAGATAAACAAATAGTTGTACTAAAAGCTACCAAAAAACTAGCTGATAATGATAGAAAAGATACCGTAATACCTTTAACTATTAAAGCATATGCGCTTGATGATGAAAATATCATAATCACAAGAGAAAGTAATTTTGTCTATCCTAAAAACTCAATTATAGAGCACAAAAAACACCAATGA
- a CDS encoding TetR/AcrR family transcriptional regulator has protein sequence MIKKLSSKSQARLEKIKQIAAESFLENGYEATNLKDIIKQAGGSFSCVYEHFKSKEGLFEAVLNDFAENHFLAILKKNMQLSPNANLEEFLYQFAKAYLGIFNDAKTIAIVRLLYSEIYNEKFDFGKWFKGSNRKEVEYVLQKRLEEENNENLAKNAEFLSYTFCAMLRGTFFIQSTFENKVLMSKKEQQNHAKKVVKLFTQGIVNFN, from the coding sequence ATGATAAAAAAACTTTCTTCGAAATCTCAAGCAAGGCTTGAAAAAATCAAACAAATTGCTGCGGAGTCGTTTTTAGAAAACGGCTATGAAGCAACTAATCTTAAAGATATTATCAAGCAAGCTGGTGGTTCGTTTTCTTGTGTATATGAGCATTTTAAAAGTAAAGAAGGTTTATTTGAAGCGGTTTTAAATGATTTTGCAGAAAATCATTTTCTAGCTATTTTGAAAAAAAATATGCAACTTTCACCCAATGCTAATTTAGAAGAATTTTTATATCAATTTGCTAAAGCTTATTTGGGAATTTTTAATGACGCTAAAACCATAGCTATAGTAAGACTTTTATATTCTGAAATTTATAATGAAAAATTTGATTTTGGGAAATGGTTTAAAGGAAGTAATAGAAAAGAAGTAGAATACGTACTTCAAAAAAGACTTGAAGAAGAAAATAATGAAAATTTAGCCAAAAATGCTGAATTTTTAAGCTATACATTTTGTGCTATGCTCAGGGGAACATTTTTTATACAAAGTACTTTTGAAAACAAGGTTTTAATGAGTAAAAAAGAGCAACAAAATCATGCAAAAAAAGTTGTTAAGCTTTTTACTCAAGGAATTGTTAATTTTAATTAA